One region of Polynucleobacter paneuropaeus genomic DNA includes:
- a CDS encoding cupredoxin domain-containing protein, whose product MKNTIAYALFCLLIGVATLVSANQSEITIKIQKGRFSPAQIEIPADTKVRLVIQNLDDTPEEFESHDLNREVFIKANSSASFYIGPLSPGRYKFEGEFSPETAQGVVIVK is encoded by the coding sequence ATGAAAAACACTATTGCTTACGCCTTATTTTGTCTCTTGATTGGGGTCGCTACCTTGGTGAGCGCCAACCAGTCAGAAATCACCATCAAGATTCAAAAGGGGCGCTTCTCACCTGCCCAAATTGAAATCCCAGCAGATACCAAAGTAAGACTGGTGATACAGAATTTAGATGACACTCCAGAAGAATTTGAAAGTCATGATCTAAATCGAGAAGTGTTTATTAAAGCAAACAGTAGCGCCTCCTTTTATATTGGCCCACTCTCACCAGGACGCTACAAGTTTGAGGGTGAATTTAGCCCTGAAACCGCTCAGGGCGTGGTGATCGTTAAATGA
- a CDS encoding SAM-dependent DNA methyltransferase, with translation MSNQLKQEPLDSQVVSRNRVTNHGEVYTNPREVNAMLDLVKHETERIDSRFLESACGHGNFLIEILTRKLATVESRYKKSQTEFECYSIIAVSSLYGIDILEDNVVDCRKRLLNKFIEFYDKSYKSNKREECINSIEFILSKNIVWGDALTFQTASNPPKPIVFSEWSPATEGFVKRRDYSFEGLLIHAEIESLPLFSDMGDGVFIPTPVKDYPLTSYFGVTNER, from the coding sequence ATGAGTAACCAGTTAAAACAGGAACCGCTCGATTCCCAAGTTGTTTCTAGAAATCGGGTCACTAACCATGGTGAGGTTTATACAAACCCTCGTGAGGTAAACGCAATGCTTGATTTAGTCAAGCATGAAACAGAACGAATTGACTCAAGATTTTTAGAGTCAGCATGTGGGCATGGTAACTTTTTGATAGAAATATTAACTAGAAAATTGGCGACAGTGGAGTCAAGATACAAAAAGAGTCAAACTGAGTTTGAATGCTATTCGATTATTGCCGTTTCAAGCCTTTATGGCATAGACATTCTTGAAGATAATGTTGTTGATTGCAGAAAAAGATTGCTCAATAAATTCATTGAATTTTATGATAAATCATACAAGAGTAATAAAAGAGAAGAATGCATTAACTCAATAGAGTTTATTTTGAGTAAGAATATTGTTTGGGGTGATGCATTGACGTTTCAAACAGCGTCGAATCCACCAAAACCAATTGTATTTTCAGAGTGGTCACCAGCAACAGAGGGGTTCGTAAAGCGACGCGATTATTCATTTGAAGGATTGCTAATCCATGCAGAAATTGAATCATTGCCATTGTTTTCTGATATGGGTGATGGAGTTTTCATTCCAACACCAGTAAAGGACTATCCTTTAACAAGTTATTTTGGTGTTACAAATGAGCGTTAA
- a CDS encoding helix-turn-helix transcriptional regulator — MIQARHCVSLDEFLSELEISKATFKRDLEYLRSRMNASIVYDRFKGGYCFDSAVIGEKIELPGLWFSEKEATALVLMQHLLSGLDKGGLIEPHIAPLTSIIDGILGQSNTPTKELRKRLKVFGMSARKGSIENFEEVGNALLTRKRLHITYYARGKDETTKREISPQRLIFYRDNWYLDAFCHLRKDLRSFAVDCISKAIITNSKADEISEKQLHEHFAESYGIFSGKASQRAKLKFSPEKARWVSSETWHGQQVGAFDKEGNYLLEFDYNQDPELVMDILKYGAGVEVLAPTSLRKRVKDEATKTLALY, encoded by the coding sequence ATGATTCAAGCGCGCCATTGCGTTTCGCTTGACGAGTTTCTATCTGAGCTAGAAATATCAAAAGCAACCTTTAAGCGCGACTTAGAGTATTTGCGAAGCCGCATGAATGCGTCAATTGTTTACGATAGATTTAAGGGCGGGTACTGCTTTGATTCTGCCGTAATTGGTGAAAAAATTGAATTGCCTGGGCTTTGGTTTTCTGAAAAAGAGGCTACAGCATTAGTTCTAATGCAACACCTCTTATCTGGCCTCGATAAAGGCGGCCTAATAGAGCCACACATTGCCCCATTAACCTCAATCATTGATGGCATTTTAGGTCAAAGCAACACTCCGACAAAAGAACTGCGTAAGAGATTAAAAGTATTTGGAATGTCGGCGCGTAAAGGCTCTATCGAAAATTTTGAAGAGGTTGGTAACGCCCTCCTCACTCGCAAGAGACTTCATATTACTTACTATGCTCGTGGTAAAGATGAAACTACTAAGCGTGAAATTTCCCCACAACGATTAATCTTTTATAGAGATAACTGGTATCTAGATGCCTTCTGTCATCTACGAAAAGATTTACGTAGCTTTGCTGTCGACTGTATTAGCAAAGCAATCATTACCAACTCAAAGGCAGATGAGATTTCCGAAAAGCAATTACATGAACACTTTGCAGAGAGCTATGGAATATTCTCTGGCAAAGCTAGTCAACGCGCCAAGCTAAAGTTCTCACCTGAAAAAGCTAGATGGGTTAGTAGTGAAACATGGCATGGTCAACAAGTTGGAGCTTTCGATAAGGAAGGTAACTACCTTCTAGAATTTGATTACAACCAAGACCCAGAATTGGTAATGGATATTTTGAAGTATGGAGCAGGCGTTGAAGTTCTGGCGCCAACAAGTCTTCGTAAACGAGTTAAAGATGAGGCTACAAAAACATTAGCTTTGTATTAA
- the pal gene encoding peptidoglycan-associated lipoprotein Pal, protein MFKFVKILPLALLVLFVSACSSVKLDDANSVATVNAGGSMSYDPISDSKSSVYGKRSIYFEFDSYTLDPKYASTISAHASYLKAFQRQKASVIIQGNTDDRGTAEYNLALGQKRSEAVKKALVSQGVSESQLEAVSFGKEKPADPAQTEAAFKENRRADFVYR, encoded by the coding sequence ATGTTTAAGTTTGTAAAAATATTGCCATTGGCATTATTGGTTTTATTTGTTTCCGCCTGTAGTAGCGTTAAGTTAGATGATGCTAATAGTGTTGCTACTGTCAACGCTGGCGGCTCAATGTCGTATGATCCAATCAGCGATTCTAAGTCTAGCGTTTATGGCAAGCGTTCTATCTATTTTGAGTTTGATAGCTATACATTAGATCCAAAATATGCCTCTACTATCTCTGCCCATGCTTCGTACTTGAAAGCATTTCAAAGGCAAAAGGCATCCGTCATTATTCAAGGTAATACCGATGATCGTGGAACCGCTGAGTACAACTTAGCCTTGGGCCAAAAGCGATCCGAAGCTGTTAAGAAAGCGCTTGTTTCTCAAGGTGTTAGTGAGTCTCAACTAGAGGCAGTGAGCTTTGGCAAAGAAAAGCCAGCTGACCCAGCGCAAACTGAAGCGGCATTTAAAGAAAACCGCCGCGCTGATTTTGTGTATCGCTAA
- a CDS encoding formylglycine-generating enzyme family protein: protein MNMGSVEEIKNHLGMAFACIPAGSFLMGSNETENSLRQDFPQYELTRLSEFHDESPLHKAVITRSFWMGRHPVTIKQFELFLTNSGYMPESIQDGTGGYGFNPLDTHLKTIDDEVFEGRNNRYAWDKTGFTQEEDFPVVNITWNDANAMARWLSEKEGKRYRLPTEAEWEYACRAGTDSRYFTGDNPNTLASYAKVFDLDTAKIWPQWQRYALDYQSHYEFAAPVGSFLPNPFGLYDMIGNVWEWCSDWYAENYYQYAPTIDPQGPNIGEARVRRGGSWHSWPLYCRSSFRNVNTPESRYVLAGMRLVLED from the coding sequence ATGAATATGGGTTCTGTGGAAGAAATTAAAAATCATTTAGGAATGGCATTTGCTTGTATTCCTGCTGGTAGTTTCTTAATGGGCAGTAATGAAACGGAAAACTCTCTAAGACAAGATTTTCCTCAATATGAATTAACTCGGCTGTCTGAATTTCATGATGAAAGCCCATTGCATAAAGCGGTCATCACTAGATCATTTTGGATGGGACGGCACCCAGTCACTATTAAGCAATTTGAATTATTTTTGACCAACTCCGGATATATGCCTGAATCGATCCAAGATGGTACTGGTGGATATGGATTTAACCCACTGGATACTCACTTAAAGACTATTGATGACGAAGTCTTTGAGGGTCGCAATAATCGGTATGCATGGGATAAAACAGGATTTACTCAAGAAGAGGATTTTCCAGTAGTTAACATTACTTGGAATGATGCTAATGCTATGGCCAGATGGTTAAGCGAGAAAGAGGGCAAAAGGTATCGACTGCCAACCGAAGCGGAGTGGGAATATGCCTGCAGAGCTGGGACGGATAGCAGATACTTTACTGGCGACAATCCCAATACACTTGCCTCATATGCCAAAGTGTTTGATTTAGATACCGCAAAGATTTGGCCGCAGTGGCAACGTTATGCCCTTGACTATCAGAGTCATTATGAATTTGCCGCTCCCGTTGGTAGTTTTCTCCCAAACCCATTTGGTTTATATGACATGATCGGAAACGTATGGGAATGGTGCTCTGATTGGTATGCTGAAAATTATTATCAATACGCACCAACCATAGACCCACAGGGCCCCAATATTGGTGAAGCGAGAGTAAGGAGAGGAGGTTCTTGGCACTCATGGCCTTTGTACTGTCGATCTTCTTTTAGAAATGTGAATACGCCAGAGTCGCGTTATGTCTTGGCAGGCATGAGGTTAGTATTAGAAGACTAA